A portion of the Equus quagga isolate Etosha38 chromosome 17, UCLA_HA_Equagga_1.0, whole genome shotgun sequence genome contains these proteins:
- the LOC124229355 gene encoding olfactory receptor 5D14-like — MLLAGRNQSAEAIFTLLGFSEYPDLQVPLFLAFLTTYTVTVVGNLSMIMIIRISPKLQIPMYFFLSHLSFVDFCYSTTVTPKLLENLVVEDRTISFIGCIMQFFLTCIFAVAETFMLAVMAYDRFVAICNPLLYTVVMSQRLCALLVAGSYLWGMVGPLVLLCYAFQLNFSGHNIINHFFCEYTALIAVSSSDIYIPHLLLLGFATFNEVSTLLIILASYVFISVTVLNIHSASGRRKAFSTCASHLTTITIFHATILSLYCVPNSKNSRQTVKVASVFYTMVNPLLNPLIYSLRNKDVKDAFQKLTDTKALCY, encoded by the coding sequence ATGCTGCTAGCTGGGAGAAATCAGAGTGCTGAAGCCATATTCACCCTCTTGGGCTTCTCAGAATATCCAGACCTTCAGGTGCCCCTGTTCCTGGCATTCTTGACCACCTATACAGTCACCGTGGTGGGGAACCTCAGCATGATCATGATCATCAGGATCAGTCCTAAACTCCAAATccccatgtatttttttctcagccaTTTGTCCTTTGTTGATTTCTGTTATTCCACTACAGTTACACCCAAACTCTTGGAGAACTTGGTTGTGGAAGACAGAACCATTTCTTTCATAGGATGCATCATGCAATTCTTCTTGACTTGCATATTCGCAGTGGCAGAAACATTCATGTTGGCAGTGATGGCATATGACCGCTTTGTGGCCATCTGTAATCCTCTGCTTTATACAGTGGTCATGTCACAAAGGCTCTGTGCCCTGCTGGTGGCTGGGTCATATCTCTGGGGTATGGTTGGCCCCTTGGTACTCCTTTGTTATGCTTTTCAGTTAAACTTTTCTGGACATAACATAATCAACCACTTTTTCTGTGAATACACTGCTCTCATTGCTGTCTCGAGCTCTGATATATACATTCCCCACCTACTGCTCCTTGGTTTTGCCACCTTCAATGAGGTGAGTACACTACTCATCATTCTTGCTTCATACGTATTTATTTCTGTGACTGTATTAAACATTCATTCTGCCAGTGGGCGTcgcaaagccttctccacctgtgcctcccacctgACCACCATCACCATCTTCCACGCGACCATCCTTTCCCTCTACTGTGTGCCCAACTCCAAAAACTCTCGGCAAACTGTCAAAGTGGCCTCTGTGTTTTACACAATGGTCAACCCCTTGTTGAATCCTCTGATCTATAGCCTGAGGAATAAAGATGTGAAGGATGCCTTCCAGAAATTAACAGACACAAAAGCCCTATGTTACTGA
- the LOC124229511 gene encoding olfactory receptor 5D18-like yields MILDEGNQSSVTTFIFLGFSEYPDLQAPLFLVFLTIYTVTLVGNLGIIVVISFHPKLHTPMHFFLSHLSFLDICCSSVFTPKLLEILVVEDRTISFKGCMVQFFFGCAFVITEMFMLAVMAYDRFVAVTNPLLYTVAMSHKLCILLVAGTYTCGGICSLTITYSLLELSFCGSNIINHFGCEYSAILSLSCSDRYFSQMTYLVISIFSETCSLLIMLSSYVVIVVTIIQMPSTGGLRKAFSTCASHLIAITFFHGIILLLYCVPNSKSSWLLIKVATAFFTVVIPMLNPIIYSLRNKDVKEAVRSVINSKLLSQPI; encoded by the coding sequence ATGATACTGGATGAGGGAAATCAGAGCTCTGTGACCACGTTCATCTTCCTGGGCTTCTCAGAATACCCAGACCTTCAGGCACccctcttcctggttttcttGACCATCTACACAGTCACTCTGGTGGGGAACCTGGGCATAATTGTGGTCATAAGTTTCCATCCCAAACTCCATACACCCATGCACTTTTTTCTCAGTCATTTGTCCTTTTTGGATATTTGTTGTTCCAGTGTATTTACACCCAAACTGCTAGAAATATTAGTTGTGGAAGACAGAACTATCTCCTTCAAAGGGTGCATGGTTCAGTTCTTTTTTGGCTGTGCATTTGTGATTACAGAAATGTTCATGTTAGCAGTCATGGCCTATGACCGGTTTGTGGCTGTTACTAATCCTCTTCTCTACACAGTTGCTATGTCCCATAAACTCTGTATCCTCCTGGTTGCTGGAACCTACACATGTGGTGGAATATGTTCCTTGACAATCACATATTCTCTTTTGGAACTATCCTTCTGTGGTTCTAACATCATCAATCACTTTGGCTGTGAGTATTCTGCCATCCTCTCTTTATCCTGTTCTGACCGCTACTTCAGTCAGATGACATATTTAGTTATTTCTATATTCAGTGAGACTTGTAGCCTCCTGATTATGCTCTCCTCCTACGTTGTCATAGTTGTCACAATCATCCAGATGCCTTCTACTGGTGGACTCCgaaaagccttctccacctgtgcttCCCACCTGATTGCCATCACCTTTTTCCATGGGATCATCCTTCTTCTCTACTGTGTGCCCAACTCCAAAAGCTCCTGGCTCCTGATCAAAGTGGCCACTGCGTTTTTTACAGTTGTGATCCCCATGCTGAACCCCATTATCTACAGCCTTAggaacaaagatgtgaaagagGCTGTCAGGAGTGTAATCAACTCCAAACTGCTTTCTCAACcaatataa